The Desulfovibrio sp. region GCCACTATGGTTATGGAAAACTGGCGATAAATAACACCCGTTGAGCCAGACATGAAGGCCATAGGCACAAACACGGCAGAAATAACCACGGCAACGCCAATAAGAGCGCCTGTAATCTGACGCATGGATTTTAACGAGGCTTCCTTGGGCGAAAGATGCTCATCGCGCATCAGCCGCTCGACATTTTCCACCACCACGATGGCATCATCGACCAGCAGACCAATAGCCAAAACAAGGCCAAACATGGTGAGGGTGTTTATGGTGAATCCGGCCACCGCCAGCACTGCAAAAACACCAAGCAGAACCACGGGCACGGCGATGGCCGGTATGATGGTGGAGCGCACGTTCTGGAGGAAGAGAAACATGACCGCTACCACCAGCACAATTGCCTCTATGAGCGTGTGCTCAACCGAGCTGACTGATTTTTCAACAATAGGCGCACGGTCGTCGGCATACGCGTACTGCAGCCCCTGCGGAAAAAAACGAGACAAGGATTTCAGCTCGGCCTTGATGCCCCTTGTTGTCTCAATGACATTTGCGCCGGCGGCCAGTTTCATTGCCACAGCCACGGCGGGGTGACCGTTATATCTGGTTCTGGCATCAGGGCGTTCTTCATTCAGTTCAACCTGCGCCACATCTCCAAGGCGCAACACCGAACCGTCTTTTTCAACTCGCAGGCGAATCTTTTTAAAATCTTCTACAGTCTCAAGCCGCGATGCGGCATTAACAGTCACGTTAAGTTCCTGCCCCGGAGGCGATGGCGCGGCACCAATCTGACCGCCCGTCACCTGAACATTCTGGGCCTGAATCGCATGTTTGATGTCCTGCGGGTTAAGTCCGTACTGCACCATTTTTTCCGGATTCATCCAGATACGCATGGCGTTCTGCCCACCGTACAACTGTGTTTGCCCAACGCCCTGCACCCGGTTCAGCTGATCAACCACGTTGCTGGCGATATAATCGCTTATATCGCCCTCGCGCATGGGTTCGCCCTCCATGTAAAAGGCAATCATCATAAAGCTGTTGTCTACGGCCTTGCTGACCTGCACGCCCTGCCGCTGCACGGCTTCAGGCAGCATGGGCATCGCCAGTTGCAGCTTGTTTTGCACCTGCACCTGGGCAGTATCGGTGTTTGTTCCGGAGGCAAACGTAAAAGTCATTTCAATGTTGCCGTACGAATCACTGCTGGAGCGCATGTAGAGCAGATTGTCCAACCCGCGCATCTGCTGTTCAATAATCTGTGTAACGCTCTGCTCGGCAACCTTGGCAGATGCCCCCGGGTATTGACCCGATATGGATATCTGCGGCGAGGCAATGTCGGGGTATTGGGCAATGGGCAATGTGCGCAGGGACAGCGCACCCGCCAGCATGATCATGATTGCGACAACCCACGCAAAAATGGGACGGTTTATGAAAAAAGCGGCCATGGGTAACCTCAGTCTGCCTGTGCGGGCTTGCGAAACGACAAGGAAACAGTATCTGCCTGTTGCGGCAGGCCTTTGACAACCTCATCAGGAATCGCCCTCTGCAAGCCAACAACAACAATGGCATCCCCAGGCCTGAGGCCAGACCGCACCAACCAGTTTTTGCCCTGTGCCCTGTCCAGGGTTACGGCGCGCCTCTTAACGATAAAAAGGTCAGCACCAGAGGCGTTCTTTTCCAGCACCAGCGCATGAGCCGCCCCTGAATTATCTGAAACTATCGCGCTTTGCGGCACAAGAATGGCATTTTCAACCACGCCTTCCTCAATCGTCGCCTTTACATACATGCCGGGCAAAAGCAGGCCCTCAGGATTGGGAAACACCGCCCGCAGGTTAACATTGCCGGTGCTCTGCCCCACGGTAATTTCTGATGACAGCAATTCACCCTCTATCCAGCGGGGAGGAACAGACTGATAATCGCTCGTCAACGTGTACGGCGTATCGTCCTCCATCAGCAGATGCACCTTCGCCGAGCCCTCGTTCCTCACAACGGTATTTTGCGCCCACTGCCGCCTCAGCCGCAGCATGTCCAGACTCGACTGGTTGATATCCACGTAGACGTTTTCCGTCTGCTGAATGACTGCCAGCGGCGCAGACTGGTTTGCAGTTACCAGTGCGCCGGGAGTAAAGGCAGACCGCCCGATGCGACCGGCAACGGGGGCCTTGATCTGCGTATAGGCCAGATTGATGGCGGCTGTTTCCAGTGTCGCCCTGGCCCGGGCAACGCGGGCCCTGGCCTGGGCATGATTGGAAATCGCATCATCAAATTCCTGCTGGCTGATCGCCTTTTCATTAATGAGGCGGCGGTAGCGCTCTTCTTTCAAACGCAGGGCAACAGCGGCGGCAATTGCTTCTTCAAGGCTGGCCTTGGCCGTGTTGTAGGCGGCCTGATACTGGGCAGGATCAATCTGGTACAGAACCTGCCCCTTGGTCACGTTGCCCCCCTCTTCAAACAGTCGTTGCTGTATGATGCCGTCTACCTGAGGCCGAACCTCGGACATCACAGCAGCGGATACCCTGCCGGGCAAAACGCTGGATAGCGTAACCCTTTCAGCAACAACGGTTTTATATATTACTTCCGCATGGCCATCGCCTTGCTGGTTATCTGCATTGCAACCCCAAACGAGCAGCATGACAAAGCATGGGGCTAACATTTTCAACAGACGGCATGCCATTGTTGCCGCCTGAACTTTGCGGTGTTGTTCACCAAACATTGGGCACCTCTTGTGCTTGCCGCCAGTGGTGCGACAAGATTTTGATGCCCAAGGATAAAGTATGGAGTTAGTCCAGAGTCAAATTATTTTTTAAAAATAATAAAATTTACTGAATAAATATTATAACACCGTTAAATATAATAAATAAAAATATTAACTGAGCTTATTGCCAAAGCTTTTGACTATGGAGTAAGTCAAGTAAAATACCAACTGAGGAAAATCATGAAGTACCTAACGACAGGTGAGTTTGCAAAACTGTGTGGAACCTCAAAGGATACGCTGATCTTCTACGACAGGCAGGGGCTTTTGAAACCCTCAGACGTCAACGGCAAAAAGTATCGCCGCTATACACTGGACCAGTATTTTGATTACGATCTCATAAACATGCTTAAGGAAACCGGCAGCTCTCTTGCTGAAATCAAAGAGCACCTGGCGCACAGGGAACCAGCCAGAATGCTGCAGCTCTTCCAGCAAAAAAAGATAAAGCTTGATCAGGAAAAGAAACGGATCGCCCAACGCGCCCGGTTGGTGGATGAGCTTATCGTCATGACGAAAGACGCCATCAGCACCAAATACGGAATTTTTGAAATCGTAGAGATGAAAGAGCAGACGCTGGAGCTGATGCGCATAGACGCGACAGTTCAGGAAAGTGAAGAAGACTGTGTTTCTTCGCTTGTGGAAGTTAACCGCTACTTTGAAAAACAGAATCGCCTTCCTACCGGCCCGTTTGGCATTCTTACCTCGAGGGCCGATGTTCTTTCCCGCAACTATTTCGCCGGTTTTTTCTTTTGCGGCGCGTCAAGGCAAACACCAAAGGCCGACCTGCACATAAAGCCCAAGGGCAGGTACGCCACCATTGCCCATCTGGGCGACATCAAATCGCACAAACAGGCCTATATAGAATTTATCAATAAAATTGAGAATGAAAATTACAAAATATTGAGCGGCGTCTACGCATACGACTTGATAGGTTACATCATTTCAGATGCTGAAACGTCCTCATACGGCATGCGCTATTGCGTGCTTGTAGAGTAAGGCTCCGCAGCCCTCAAATACACTTCAGGTACTACACAGAAATATCCGGGCACCGCCGCCTGGCCCGATATATAGCGCCGTGCGTCAGGCCCTGCGCCCCAAGATCACTGCCCTGCCCGCATGGCATTGCTGCCCGGCAGTAAACCCCGCCCCACATGCCGCCACATCCTGCCAGGCCATGCCGTGGCGCGTTCCTTCTGCCCATTCTGGTCAAAACGCTTGATATCCCGCAGTGGGGGCGAGCCAACTGCCTCCTGCACTCGCGGCTGAGCAAGGGCGCACTTTCATACCCCACGCAGGGCCGCGATTGCCGCATCCAGGTTCTCCATCAGCAGGAGAGTCTTGCTTCCCTTTCGCACGATTGTGCAAAAATAAAAGAGAATCGGCCTATCCTGCCACCACCCAGTGGTTTTATAAACTGACTGAAAAGAAGCCCGATTGCCATAAACGGGAGGGTTGCCACAGCAAGAATTGGGAATGGCCCGGCATGACAATGACAGGCATGGAGGTGGTCAGGAGTGGCACACGCCAGAATCGCCCGAATAAAAGGCAACAATCCCTCCAGACTACAAACAGCAGGAGGTCACAATGTACAGGCAGCGTCTGGTGTTTTTGCTGGCAGCATCCTTTTTTACACTTTGCCACTGGGGGCAAGCCATGGCTCAAGACCACGCTGAAATGCTCAACGAAAAACAGCGCAGCATTGCCATCATTGCCGCATTTACGGCTACCGGCAATCTGGAACGGCTTAAACCGGCACTGCAGGAAGGACTGAATGCGGGTCTGACCGTCAATGAAATCAAGGAAATTCTGGTTCAGATGTACGCTTACGCAGGTTTTCCACGCAGCCTGAACGGCTTGGCCCTGTTTAGCGACACGCTTGATGCACGGAAAGCCCAAGGAATTGAAGACCCCCAGGGCGCTGAAGCTCGCCCCGTCCCCGCAATGGACAGGAATGCATACGGGGCACAGATGCGGGCACACCTGACAGGCAGAAAAGAAGACATTTCAAACCAGAAGTGGCAGCAATTTTCGCCAGTTATAGACACTTTTCTTAAAGAGCACCTGTTTGCCGACATATTTGCCCGCGACGTGTTCGACGAAAAATGCCGCGAGCTTGCAACTATCGGAGCTCTCGCCGCCATGCAGGGAACACGCCCACAGCTGCAGAGCCATCTCGGCATGTCACTCAACATCGGGCTGACGCCGCCGCAGCTTCGGGATTTTGCCTCCCTGATTGAAACCCACGTCGGCACACAGGAAGGAATAACCGCAAGGGAAGCTCTGGGTGCGGTTCTGAAGGCCCGTGAACAGAAGTAATTCTGCAAAAATCACAGGTCAGGCCATATTTTTTGACACAGCACAAGCTTTAACACCGAGAGAGCAGCACCATGTCTGACAAAGCAACTATTGACGGCATTTTTGCCTGTGGCCCCGAAAACACGGCTTATGCCCGGTATTTTGTGGGCCAAAGCTATCTGAACATACTCTCCCGAGAAGGTGTCCATATCGCCAACGTCACCTTTGAACCCGGCTGCCGCAATAACTGGCATATCCACAATGCGGCCAAAGGAGGCGGGCAGATACTTTTGTGCACGGCCGGGCACGGCTGGTATCAGGAATGGAACAAGCCTGCCCAGGCTTTGCGCCCCGGCGACGTGGTGCATATTGCCGCTGGAGTCAAACACTGGCACGGCGCAGCCAGTCACAGCTGGTTTTCGCATCTGGCGGTGGAGGTGCCGGGTGAAGACGCCTCCAACGAATGGCTTGAGCCTGTCGCAGCAGCTGACTACGCCGCGCTTGGGTAACGGGTGCCCAGCTGCCCCTCCCCCACCAGCAAACGCTTACCAGCCAGCAATGCAGGCATCCCAACATACTGCGAGTCTCACCCGAGGCCCGCAACAGTCAATGGGAGGTTCGCAATCTGAATGCACTCAACACTTGGAAATCAATGAACAGCTCCACAACCGCTGGCAATGACGTCAAAGTCGTCACCAGCGCCCTATTTATGTCTATTCTTGGCGCATTGATGGCGTTTACGTCACTGTCCACAGATATCTATCTTCCGGCAATGCCCGCCATGGCCCACGAGCTTAGTGGTGACGCAGAATATACCATCACAGGCTTTCTGGTGGGCTTTGCCATTGCGCAGCTGGTTTGGGGGCCCATCAGTGACAGTTTGGGCCGCAAGCTTCCGCTTTTTGTCGGCATGCTGATTTTTGCCATAGGTGCTGCGGGCTGCGCCATGTCCTATTCCATCACGCAAATCGTCAGCTGGCGGGTTGTGCAAGCTTTTGGCGCATGCACCGGCCCCATGCTGGCCCGGGCAATGATTCGTGATCTTTTTTCACGCACACGTTCGGCGCAAATGATGTCCACCCTGATGATCATCATGGCCATAGCGCCGATTGTTGGGCCACTGCTGGGGGGGCAGCTTATACGGATCAGCAGCTGGCACAGCATATTCTGGCTGCTGACCGCAATCGGCGCTCTGATGTTTATATCGCTCTTATGGCTGCCAGAGACCCTGCCTGCAGAAAAAAGGACGTCGACCTCTGTGGGCAATGCTTTCAACAACTATCTGTTTCTGTTGAAGCATGGCGTATTCATGCGCTTCACGCTTTGCGTTACGTTTTATTATGTCGCTGCGTACGCCTTTATTGCCGGGTCACCACAGGTTTACATCAGCTATTACAATGTAGACCCTCAGCACTACGGCTGGCTTTTTGCTCTGAACATTGCCGGGGTTATGGCTGTCAGCTTTTTCAACCGCTTTCTGGTCATCCGATTTTCCCTGCGCCGCCTGCTGCAGATCGCAACGGGCATTGCGTTTTTGGCAATGGCTGCCATGGCGGCATTAAACATGGCCGAACCACACCGCATGCTTGTCATTGTGGGGATGGTTTTCATCTTCTTTTCAATGAACGGCATTGTTGCCGCTTCGGCCACCGCCGCAGCTCTGGATGAAGTGCCCCACATTGCAGGGTCGGCTTCGGCATTGATCGGGTCCCTGCAGTATGGAAGCGGCATTGTTTCCTCACTGCTGCTAGCCGCGTTCAACGATGGCACACCGGCAACGATGATCTGGATCATGCTGTTTTTTACGGCAGCGGCACTGTTAACCGTTGCTGGAAAAAACAAAAAATATGCATGACAGGATACTGCTGGGTTCTCTGACTGAACGTTGTTGAGGTAGGCACCCACGCGACATTTTTTAAACAAAGACAGTCTCTTAACCTCATAAAAAAGTGAACAGCATCATGACTGGTAAAAACAGCAATGGGAGTACGGATCAATCGCGGCGCAACCTGCTGAAACTGGCGGCGACCGGCCTGTTGGCCGGCATGGTCGCGCCGCTGGTTGACCTGGGCTCGCCTATGGCCGCAGGATTGGCCTTGCAGGGCAAAAACGTTCTTACCGTTTATTACTCCTGGACAGGCAACACCCGATTGATGGCAGGCATTATCAATGAAATGGTGGGCGGCGACATGGTACGCATTGAAACGGTAGCCCCCTACCCGACCGAATATCGCGAAACCACAAAGCAGGCACGCAAAGAGCTTGAATCGGGATTCAAGCCTCCCCTCACAACCAGACTGACAAACATAGACACGTACGATGTCATCTTTGTCGGTTCACCCTGCTGGTGGGGCACGATAGCCACGCCGGTCATCTCGTTTTTGTCCGGCTACGACCTTTCGGGCAAGACGCTGGTTCCATTCATGACCCACAAAGGCAGCGGCCTGGGCAGAACAGTTGCCCATGTGCGTGAGTTATGCCCTGCATCTGCGGTACTGCAGGGCAAGGCCCTATGGGGCGACTCGGCCAGCAAATCAGAAAAAGAAATTTCAGACTGGCTGCGCAGCCTGAACATGGCCTAGGATAGAAGCATTATAACCGGAATTTATGGCTGGAATACATACATGATAAAAATTTTACTGTGTTTTATACTGCTGCTCGCCCTTGGTGCGGGTGGTATCTACCTGTACATCGGACAAGCGAAATTCGGCCGTATTCCCCAGGGGGAAAGGCTCAACCGCATACACCAGTCGCCAAACTACCGGAACGGCGAATTCCACAACCGTGAACCATTCAGCCTGCTCACAAAGGATGGCGCGTTCAGCAGCCTTATCAAGTTTGTCTTTCGTAATGGCGACAATCTGGCTCCTGCCGCACCCATGCCAGTGGTCAAGACGAACATCAAAGAGCTGGACCCGAATCAGGACGTGGTAGTGTGGCTTGGGCATTCATCATTCTTTGTCCGCCTCAACGGGCGGGCCATCCTGATCGACCCAGTGTTCAGCGACCATGCTTCACCGGTCTGGTTTTCCACCCGCGCCTTCGCCGGCACATCACTTTACACAGCGGACGATATGCCCTTCATAGACTGTCTGCTCATTTCACACGACCACTGGGATCATCTGGATTACGACACCGTTACGGCGTTGCGCCCCAAGATCGGGCAGGTGGTTACCGGCCTGGGCGTGGGCGAGCACTTTGCCCGCTGGGGATTTTCAGATGCCATTGTTCATGAGGCCGATTGGGATGAAGACGTGCGCATTGACGATACGCTTGTCATACATGTGCTGACGGCACGACATTTTTCTGGTCGGCTTCTGGACCGCAACAAATCCCTTTGGGTTTCCTTTGCCATGGAAACTCCGGGGCGTAAGATATTTTACAGTGGTGACAGCGGCTATGGGCAGCACTTCAAGGCTATCGGAGAGCGGTTTGGCGGCTTTGATTTTGCCATGCTCGAATGCGGTCAGTACAATGAAGACTGGCCAGACGTGCACATGATGCCCGAGCAGTCGGTTCAGGCGGCCGCCGACCTGCGGGCAGGGGCGGCCATGCCCGCGCATAACGGCAAATTCAGCATCGCGTACCATTCATGGGATGAGCCGTTCGAACGCTTCAGCAATGCCAGCTCGGGCAAACCTTTTCATCTGGTCACACCCAGAATCGGCGAATCCGTAAACCTGTCTGGTCAAGCGCTGCCTCATGCCCAGTGGTGGAACATGCAGAACATGCAACCCACAGACGGGGTCAAAACAATCGTCATAAAATAAGACTCCATGGATATGGTTGTGTTTGCCAGCGAAAATTCAAACACGCCTCATGATTTTCTGTCAGGGAAGGGCAGGACAAGGAGCGGCATAGGCTGCCACCTTGTCTGCCCTTCATCTGCGCCCCAATATCCCCACGATATTCTGTTCATGCTTTTGCTGGCACTGATGAAACCAGCATGGCGACCCGCATCCATGCCGCCATATCCGGGCCTTGCGGCAATAATATTATCAGCCAGTACGCCGCCACCCATTCCAATCAGTTAAAAAACCGATTACCATAAATCTATAATTCTATTAGCGACAGCCAGCTCCGTTGATGGCTCAAGAATACTGACAATTCGCACAGCACAGTGGCAGGCGTTCAACAATATCTTGCAGATGGCACAGGTGGTTTTGCATGAAATCGCTAAAAAACTATCTACTTTTTCATATTGAATTACGCCCTGCTATCTCAATAATAGTCATTTGGGTGCTTTCCATTCCCATCATATTTCTCACGGCATACGGCATCGCACGTAATTGGGAGAAAAATTACGTAGCAGAGCAGATCAATCTTGCGCACGAATCCCTTGCTCAAACAACTAATCGCATTGCCGAAATGGCGACGTTCAAATTTGACGTCATAAAAAAATATGCGTCGCTACTCACGATAACAAACCGGGTCAACAGATCTTTATTGTCTACAGACCACGCGGAGCAGGCCTCTGCCTACCTGCAACGGGTTGGCAATGTTCTTACCCTCCATCATGTTTTTATTCTCAACAAAAATGGCATTTGCATCGCATCTAGCGATCAGGATCAGCACAACAGCCTTGTGGGAATAGACCTCTCTGACCGCAAATATTTTCAGGATGCCATGGCTGGCAAAAGCTATGCCCAGTTTGTTGTGGGAAGAGTGTCGAGCATCCCAGGGTTTCATGTTGCTTTTCCTATCTATGAGAGCTCAGAAATTCTGGGTGTCCTTGTTTTAAAGATGGATACAGAAACCCTATACCAACAGCTCTACCTGCCAACCGGCTTTATAACAGACCGCGAAGGGGTCGTTGTTATCGCGGATTCGCCGTCGAGAATGCTCAAGGTAGTTCCGGGGCAACCAGCAACCAGATTCAGCCCACAGGAATGCCAGCAAAGGTATCAGCGAGACCAGCTGGAACCGGTATACATGAAGGAATACACCTTTGATGACATTCAGTTGTGGGAACTGAGCAAAGGCGGCGACTTACACATTT contains the following coding sequences:
- a CDS encoding efflux RND transporter periplasmic adaptor subunit codes for the protein MFGEQHRKVQAATMACRLLKMLAPCFVMLLVWGCNADNQQGDGHAEVIYKTVVAERVTLSSVLPGRVSAAVMSEVRPQVDGIIQQRLFEEGGNVTKGQVLYQIDPAQYQAAYNTAKASLEEAIAAAVALRLKEERYRRLINEKAISQQEFDDAISNHAQARARVARARATLETAAINLAYTQIKAPVAGRIGRSAFTPGALVTANQSAPLAVIQQTENVYVDINQSSLDMLRLRRQWAQNTVVRNEGSAKVHLLMEDDTPYTLTSDYQSVPPRWIEGELLSSEITVGQSTGNVNLRAVFPNPEGLLLPGMYVKATIEEGVVENAILVPQSAIVSDNSGAAHALVLEKNASGADLFIVKRRAVTLDRAQGKNWLVRSGLRPGDAIVVVGLQRAIPDEVVKGLPQQADTVSLSFRKPAQAD
- a CDS encoding MerR family transcriptional regulator, giving the protein MKYLTTGEFAKLCGTSKDTLIFYDRQGLLKPSDVNGKKYRRYTLDQYFDYDLINMLKETGSSLAEIKEHLAHREPARMLQLFQQKKIKLDQEKKRIAQRARLVDELIVMTKDAISTKYGIFEIVEMKEQTLELMRIDATVQESEEDCVSSLVEVNRYFEKQNRLPTGPFGILTSRADVLSRNYFAGFFFCGASRQTPKADLHIKPKGRYATIAHLGDIKSHKQAYIEFINKIENENYKILSGVYAYDLIGYIISDAETSSYGMRYCVLVE
- a CDS encoding carboxymuconolactone decarboxylase family protein produces the protein MYRQRLVFLLAASFFTLCHWGQAMAQDHAEMLNEKQRSIAIIAAFTATGNLERLKPALQEGLNAGLTVNEIKEILVQMYAYAGFPRSLNGLALFSDTLDARKAQGIEDPQGAEARPVPAMDRNAYGAQMRAHLTGRKEDISNQKWQQFSPVIDTFLKEHLFADIFARDVFDEKCRELATIGALAAMQGTRPQLQSHLGMSLNIGLTPPQLRDFASLIETHVGTQEGITAREALGAVLKAREQK
- a CDS encoding cupin domain-containing protein; its protein translation is MSDKATIDGIFACGPENTAYARYFVGQSYLNILSREGVHIANVTFEPGCRNNWHIHNAAKGGGQILLCTAGHGWYQEWNKPAQALRPGDVVHIAAGVKHWHGAASHSWFSHLAVEVPGEDASNEWLEPVAAADYAALG
- a CDS encoding multidrug effflux MFS transporter, with amino-acid sequence MNSSTTAGNDVKVVTSALFMSILGALMAFTSLSTDIYLPAMPAMAHELSGDAEYTITGFLVGFAIAQLVWGPISDSLGRKLPLFVGMLIFAIGAAGCAMSYSITQIVSWRVVQAFGACTGPMLARAMIRDLFSRTRSAQMMSTLMIIMAIAPIVGPLLGGQLIRISSWHSIFWLLTAIGALMFISLLWLPETLPAEKRTSTSVGNAFNNYLFLLKHGVFMRFTLCVTFYYVAAYAFIAGSPQVYISYYNVDPQHYGWLFALNIAGVMAVSFFNRFLVIRFSLRRLLQIATGIAFLAMAAMAALNMAEPHRMLVIVGMVFIFFSMNGIVAASATAAALDEVPHIAGSASALIGSLQYGSGIVSSLLLAAFNDGTPATMIWIMLFFTAAALLTVAGKNKKYA
- a CDS encoding flavodoxin, translating into MNSIMTGKNSNGSTDQSRRNLLKLAATGLLAGMVAPLVDLGSPMAAGLALQGKNVLTVYYSWTGNTRLMAGIINEMVGGDMVRIETVAPYPTEYRETTKQARKELESGFKPPLTTRLTNIDTYDVIFVGSPCWWGTIATPVISFLSGYDLSGKTLVPFMTHKGSGLGRTVAHVRELCPASAVLQGKALWGDSASKSEKEISDWLRSLNMA
- a CDS encoding MBL fold metallo-hydrolase, whose amino-acid sequence is MIKILLCFILLLALGAGGIYLYIGQAKFGRIPQGERLNRIHQSPNYRNGEFHNREPFSLLTKDGAFSSLIKFVFRNGDNLAPAAPMPVVKTNIKELDPNQDVVVWLGHSSFFVRLNGRAILIDPVFSDHASPVWFSTRAFAGTSLYTADDMPFIDCLLISHDHWDHLDYDTVTALRPKIGQVVTGLGVGEHFARWGFSDAIVHEADWDEDVRIDDTLVIHVLTARHFSGRLLDRNKSLWVSFAMETPGRKIFYSGDSGYGQHFKAIGERFGGFDFAMLECGQYNEDWPDVHMMPEQSVQAAADLRAGAAMPAHNGKFSIAYHSWDEPFERFSNASSGKPFHLVTPRIGESVNLSGQALPHAQWWNMQNMQPTDGVKTIVIK
- a CDS encoding sensor domain-containing diguanylate cyclase, whose translation is MKSLKNYLLFHIELRPAISIIVIWVLSIPIIFLTAYGIARNWEKNYVAEQINLAHESLAQTTNRIAEMATFKFDVIKKYASLLTITNRVNRSLLSTDHAEQASAYLQRVGNVLTLHHVFILNKNGICIASSDQDQHNSLVGIDLSDRKYFQDAMAGKSYAQFVVGRVSSIPGFHVAFPIYESSEILGVLVLKMDTETLYQQLYLPTGFITDREGVVVIADSPSRMLKVVPGQPATRFSPQECQQRYQRDQLEPVYMKEYTFDDIQLWELSKGGDLHIFQNLSISNLGLYIYAFTNVTKTLEEGSDMFFRNFIILLSVFFISTAFIIGTITTIIRDKYMQISLQSANTQLQMLAQHDSLTGLFNRRMFDSTIAAYFAQSSRLNTSFALIIFDIDDFKMLNDTFGHQEGDRVIKEIATTVRKTLVRATDSVFRIGGEEFAVLTLANSNHDVITLMERIRSVVEQLGMPHPRKDGAIVTISLGGVLVDEDSPAKNSEGEAFKRADNALYEAKTRGKNQAVLAK